Proteins encoded within one genomic window of Candidatus Dependentiae bacterium:
- a CDS encoding ribonucleoside-diphosphate reductase subunit alpha: MNNEQKSERGDHMQSMRNTGLYSVTKRNGKLMPLDHAKLRLTLERVSKGYTALSVDAIIKELEKNIFDGITTQDLEKTLLLSTVVFIERDPGYDAVAARLLLQKLLKEVCGKSVEDVDLSHVYQDAFIKGITLGVQRSLFDARMLDFDLELLAQNLVTERDELFGYMGLQTLYERYFAKYNGLRFELPQTFWMRIAMGLALQEQDKNGKALEFYAILSTMRYTPSTPTLFHAGFPVAQLSSCFLTTVNDDLGHIFKCIGDNAQLAKWAGGLGGDWTNVRATGSYIKSIKATSQGVIPFLKIANDVVVAITRSGIRRGGTCVYLETWHLDIEEFLDLRRNTGDERRRTHDMNTAHWIPDLFMKRVLEDKEWTLFSPEEVPDLHDLYGKKFEDAYCAYEEKARLGKLNQHKSVPAKQLWRKMLTRLFETGHPWITFKDPCNVRSPQDHVGVVHSSNLCTEITLNTSQEETAVCNLGSLNIGRHIAHGQLDNPLLEATIKSAIRMLDNVIDLTFYSTTEARNSNLKHRPIGLGLMGFQDALFKLDIPFIASEALEFADKLMETISYNAIQASALLAQERGAYASFKGSKWDRGIFPLDTVDMLQSERGSAIEVSRAATLDWDSLKAFVQKQGMRNSNVMAIAPTATISTITGCYPCIEPIYENIYVKSNVSGEFTIVNKYLVEDLKKHNLWNKNMLDQLKYHDGDLALISQIPQEIKRKYQTCFEIDPVWLIKLTAARAKWIDQSQSHNVFIKGVSGSKLHEVYVAAWKMGLKTTYYLRTLGATQIEKSTLDAKEFGFTQMRQYTSVSKACGLDAPPDCESCQ; encoded by the coding sequence ATGAATAACGAACAGAAAAGCGAGCGCGGTGATCATATGCAAAGTATGCGTAATACAGGGCTCTACTCAGTTACCAAGCGTAATGGTAAGCTTATGCCACTAGATCATGCTAAACTACGTCTAACGTTAGAGCGTGTTAGTAAAGGTTATACTGCATTATCAGTTGACGCTATTATAAAAGAGCTAGAAAAAAACATATTTGATGGTATTACAACACAAGACTTAGAAAAAACCTTGTTGTTATCAACGGTAGTATTTATCGAGCGCGATCCAGGATACGACGCTGTAGCAGCACGTCTCTTGCTACAGAAGTTACTTAAAGAAGTGTGTGGTAAATCAGTAGAAGACGTGGATCTTTCTCATGTCTATCAAGATGCTTTTATTAAAGGTATTACTCTGGGTGTGCAACGTTCTCTATTTGATGCACGTATGTTAGATTTTGACCTTGAACTTTTAGCACAAAATCTTGTTACTGAGCGAGATGAGCTTTTTGGTTACATGGGTCTTCAAACTCTTTATGAGCGGTATTTTGCTAAATATAATGGCTTACGCTTTGAGCTGCCTCAAACGTTTTGGATGCGTATTGCTATGGGGCTTGCTTTACAAGAACAAGATAAAAACGGTAAAGCTTTAGAGTTTTACGCAATATTATCAACTATGCGCTATACGCCATCTACTCCCACGCTTTTTCATGCAGGATTTCCTGTAGCACAATTAAGCTCTTGTTTTTTAACGACAGTAAACGACGATCTCGGGCACATCTTTAAGTGTATTGGTGACAACGCACAACTTGCCAAATGGGCTGGAGGTCTTGGCGGCGATTGGACAAACGTGCGTGCTACTGGTTCTTATATAAAAAGTATTAAAGCTACCAGTCAAGGCGTCATTCCTTTTTTAAAGATTGCTAATGATGTAGTTGTTGCTATTACACGTAGCGGTATACGCCGTGGTGGTACGTGTGTCTACTTAGAAACATGGCATCTTGATATAGAAGAGTTTTTAGATTTACGTCGTAATACCGGTGACGAACGTCGTCGTACTCATGATATGAACACTGCTCATTGGATACCAGATTTGTTTATGAAGCGTGTTTTAGAAGATAAAGAGTGGACATTATTCTCTCCTGAAGAGGTGCCTGACTTACATGATTTATACGGCAAAAAGTTTGAAGATGCTTATTGCGCTTATGAAGAAAAAGCACGTCTAGGCAAACTCAATCAGCATAAAAGTGTACCAGCTAAACAGCTTTGGCGTAAAATGCTTACACGTTTGTTTGAAACAGGTCATCCTTGGATAACATTTAAAGATCCTTGTAATGTGCGTTCGCCACAGGACCATGTAGGCGTAGTGCATAGCTCTAACTTATGTACCGAGATTACTCTTAACACATCACAAGAAGAAACAGCGGTATGCAATCTTGGTTCTCTTAACATTGGACGCCATATAGCTCATGGCCAATTAGACAACCCGTTACTTGAAGCTACAATCAAATCTGCTATTCGTATGCTTGATAACGTTATAGATCTTACGTTTTATTCAACCACAGAAGCACGTAACTCTAACTTAAAGCATCGACCTATAGGTTTAGGCCTCATGGGCTTTCAAGATGCTTTATTTAAACTTGATATACCTTTTATAGCATCCGAAGCATTAGAATTTGCCGATAAGCTTATGGAGACTATTTCTTATAATGCTATACAAGCATCAGCGCTGCTTGCTCAAGAGCGAGGTGCCTATGCAAGTTTTAAAGGTTCTAAATGGGATCGTGGTATTTTCCCTCTAGATACGGTAGATATGCTTCAGTCAGAGCGTGGTAGTGCCATAGAAGTGTCTCGTGCAGCTACTCTTGATTGGGATAGTCTTAAAGCATTTGTGCAAAAACAGGGCATGAGAAACTCAAACGTTATGGCTATAGCCCCAACGGCTACAATATCAACTATTACTGGTTGTTATCCGTGCATAGAGCCGATATACGAAAATATTTACGTTAAATCAAATGTAAGCGGCGAGTTTACTATTGTTAACAAGTATTTGGTTGAAGATCTTAAAAAGCATAATCTATGGAATAAGAATATGCTTGATCAGCTTAAATACCATGATGGTGATTTAGCTCTTATTAGCCAGATACCTCAAGAAATTAAGCGTAAGTATCAAACCTGTTTTGAGATTGATCCTGTTTGGCTGATTAAGTTAACTGCAGCTCGTGCTAAGTGGATAGATCAAAGTCAATCCCATAACGTTTTTATTAAAGGTGTATCAGGCTCTAAATTGCATGAAGTCTATGTAGCTGCATGGAAAATGGGTCTTAAAACTACCTATTATCTACGCACTTTGGGGGCAACGCAGATTGAAAAATCTACGCTTGATGCCAAAGAGTTTGGTTTTACCCAAATGCGCCAATATACAAGTGTATCTAAAGCATGTGGCCTTGATGCACCACCAGATTGTGAATCATGCCAATAA